A segment of the Anthonomus grandis grandis chromosome 11, icAntGran1.3, whole genome shotgun sequence genome:
aGTACCAGCAAAACATCTAGATTTCGTGTCATATTAATTCATCTacaattaatgatttccttttttaatatattaccaattattattgttacttaaatatcaaatactatACTTTCGTTTATACAAGGCGTTTTTTTTCAGTTCAAAATGGTCCCATTTAAGAACAAAACTGTCTTCAAGACTTTTATCTCGCCAATGTTAAACTCCAGCCAAACTTCAAGCCAGTGTAGGTCAAAGGAGAACATCCCCCCTTCCCAACAATTTAATGAACAAGAGATAACAACCGAAGAGACCCGATCAAGCCCGGATTTGTTCAAAGACCCAAACTCTGAAAATATTACGTTTAGCGTTCACACAAGAATTAGGAGCAATGATGGAATCTGTAATGTCGAAACGTCCTTTAACAAATCACAAAGCAGTTCCTCACAATCTGGTTCAACATCTGAAAATTTAAGTAAAGCATTAGCTGATCTTGCTGAAAGCAATAGACGTTTAAGTCAAATGATGTTGGATAATGACTCTACAACTAATCGATCTCAAACAGTTGCAAGTCAGTCAGAACGATCTACTGGATCCAACGTGCCATTAGAAACGGTCAGTAAAAGTTTATCAGAACTTGCAGAAAGCAATATGCGTCTGAGTCAGATAATATATGGTAATACAGAATctataaataatttgtctcaAATAAGCAGACAATCTAAGCACTCTTTGACAGAGTTTTTGGATATGATCGAGGATGTTGAACCTAAACAGTCTGATGAGAAGAAAAGCAAGAATCAAAACAAAAGGGGAAAAAGGAGTGCTGAACACAAAGACAAGTCTAAGAAAAGACAGAAAGATTCCAAGATATTAAAGAAGAACAATCTGGATAATtccaaggaaaaaattattgaagtggaTTTGGAACATTTGATTCAATTACACAAAGAAAGGGACGTGGGTGTATACGTCTTGTGTGATAAATGCGACAAGGtatgtttttgtaattttctagtttttttcttattttaagcaACCCCAGAGGAAAAACTTAAGCGATTTAAGATCTGGGGATCTTGCGGACTAAGtaaattaatgaaaacaaaaatgaattatacAAGATTCTGAATGTTGAATTAATGTATTGTTAAAacggcatttatttaaattttaaatacaaattaaaatgcGAAATAAAAGTCTTGAATTAATCACACTTATTTTTGGTAGTCCTTTCAATCTCTGGGAAATCGACCTCAGGACTCTTAACTAGTAGTACGTAGTACATTGAATGcataaataactaaaatcttATTCTCTCTGAACAGATTTGAAATAATGAATAAAGTCATGCCAAAGAGAACAACATCAAACGGTAACTCAATATCATTAAACCAGTTCCAGACCTCATATTGTATGTCTtaagatagaaaaatattatgtcTTCTTGAATGGACGCACGGAATAGcaaaatttaaacatatatactattaatatataacaaaaacagtAAAGGGCTTAAAACTGTTCTTTGAGGCACCCCATATTTGATATTAATACTttcaaacatattatttttatacctaACGCATTGAGCCCTATCAGACAAGTAAAACTGAAACCACTTTAAAACATTATACCTAACTCCCAAATTACTACAATATACTACTTACAATCTACCTACTGACTGTTTCAAATGCcctctaataataaatatatagctAACACAAGTACATCAGAGTCAAGGGCTTTGAGAGCACTATTAACTATAACTACTAAAATACACATGAGTGGTTATCACGGAAGTCTGATCAAACAAGAGTTCACAAGTTCAAGAAGAGACATACAAACTTCAATCAATTGTCTTTGcaaaaagtttaatatataTGCGTTAGATTTTGTTAAGCAATTTGTAAGTTTGATCATACATTGCTGCATCTAAAAGAACCCGGCTACCTTACTATAGGAGAAAGGTACTAGTAACATATTTTGTGCCTCGTCTTTAAAGTAAGACGaggcacaaaaaaaaaaataagatgtcccgatattcaatgtttgtgaaactaggcattattcttttaagcacgtttaaataaaattacttatttaactactttaagtCGAAGTAAAAACTAAATGACAGTTcttgtcaaattgtaaatatctatgattttgttttaaaatcaagtaatacatagtttgtgaatttccttcttttgcggattcattgccatttacaaaaaaaggaaaacctgccttttttcttaaagaatgaatatcgcgatatgttatttgtttacggcttctctaatggaaatttgtgGAGTTGTTGTATTAGGGAAGATAGATCTACAAGTACTCACCGCATTGGTGCTtaaaagatcaagaaatataaaatttgaaaacttttaatttttgtggttttctttcttttgcccatgatattgctgtgaaaacaaatagctatcacaaaagtcagtatatcattggaaagcatagtaaatgcagtagtttttgctgaaaaaaaaacatgtccctatttaccaaattttagaaaacgacaacgaagaagatgacactaattttgcacatttcccaaatgttacatttaacttctgataacacccggtataaaaaattactcaaaaagttaaatataccaatcttatagcaaatttaattctctttcaggtggtatatctaaattttatgtggtgatAAGAATAACGGAGgtattatttatatgaaaaaaaaaacaaagaaatttgataaaatcaaaaaatgttaaataccagaagaactaacaacttttcgaaaaaatgttataggatttttttgttgcaaatgacttgtttaatcacctcttaaagtttggcagtttttatagtagacaccttgtataaccaAAGATAGTCTCATATTTGAGCAACGAAACTGACATGCTTGCAGTCATgatgatttcttaataagtCGGAAAACCCTTCATGTCATCGGCAAACAGTAGAAACTTATGGACAATACTCGTGGAAATGCCattgataaaaatcaaaataaaaaaaatggagcAAGATCGCTTCTCCGGGGGGGCATTACCTTGGGGGAGGTAGATGATCTGCATACATCGAACTTCAGAAATTGCGGTCTTTGTAATTAGTAAGAGATAAAAACTCTACTATATATGAAAGCCCActttataaagttttttgtaGAGAATTTCATAGTCCAACCTATCAAAATTAGTGTAAATTACGAAACCACTAAAACTCTTaggagttttggttagtggtaaaactgtctcgtaatttgagcgtcACACCAAAGGATTCAACCATAGGACTAAAATTTGTGTAGTTTACATTAAGTTGACATTTGCAATCTACGACCTCATATGCGTTTCGcagaaattatgttaaataagttattgcTGATGTACACTAAAAAAAACCATGCTgattaaaagaaataagatGCTTAATTTAGTGAAACAGGTTGCtataaatgcaaattttaatgtttttagaaaagttaGACAAAATGGAGATTGAGCGATAGCTCTAGACGTTGGGAAAAGGGCTTGTGCGTACTGTCAAATTGAAAAGTATAGATAGGTTCAGTGAAAGCAGAAGCACAATCACGTAGGAGAAAAGAAGGAATACTGTCAAACCCTGCAGTCCCTAATGATGATATATTCACAtgatttaattcataaatatcAATATGCTGAGAAGCAGATTCTACATGACTGTTATCGGTAGATAAAGTAAAGCTATTAAACATGCTACTAAAGAAATCTGCAAAAGTATTCACAATCTGCAAGGGAATAGACAAACAACATTTTTGTAgtataaatttccaaaatctcTTAGACGCTCGCAAGGCTTTATAAGCAATATAGTCAACTAATGATTTAGTTCTTTTTTTACCTACTATGCACCCAGTATTTTTCCCTAAGAACTACCAGAATTGGGGCATAGCGATATTTATTTGTACGATGTCCATAACGGAACTGTTCTGTTAAAATACTTGCTTATAAAATGTCATATTTTTCTGATTTGAATCCTGAGGATGATATCATAGAGATCGAATCATCGACCAAATATAAGGTTAAGAGCTTTATAGCTTCTATAAAAACGCAAATAAAGAGAAGTTTGTTTAAGAGACTTATTAATGCACTTTATTTATTCCTAGACTCGATATTTACCAGACGTGAAAGATCCTCTTGATTTGCCAGAAGAATGGTATTGCTGTATGAATCCAGATCCGAACTATAATACGTGTGCCAGTCCGGAAATTCGCATTAACCCGGAAGTAGAAGCTAAATTAATAAGAAACGAAGTATTTTTACTGCaccttaaataattaaatatttgttttataaaaaaatggttttagtaCAACGCAGGCAGTCTTGTGTGGGCCAAATTAGATGGTTATCCGTGGTGGCCGGCTATGGTCGATGACTCCCCGGAAGAAGAAGATTATTTCTGGTTGGGAAGTGATAATTTGACCCCCGTAAGAAGTTTTTACTGTTTGTTCTTTAGATCAACTATTTGCATGAATTTTAGGGATGGTATAACGTAACGTTTTTTGATTCTTCTCCGGTTACACGGGCCTGGATAAGGCCGAGGAACCTGAAACCTTTTCTTAAGCATTTGGACGGTTTTTACCATAAGAGACTGGCACAATATAAGGCACGCCTGGATTTTGCTAAGAACCAGGCTCTGGAAGCCAGTAAGATGACGATTTTTGAGAGATTGAAacgtttcaattttttggaaagaCAGATAttggaaaagaaaaaattgcaaggtaaggaattttttatctatttgcatttaattttaatgggtAACTGAAAGTATTCCGGTCATTCACcactaaatttataaaaaaaatatcaatccaacatgtttcggacatagaacatgtccatcatcagggataacgATTAAGGAGGTTTTGTTAAACTTAGTTCAATGTGATATAAATGATAACCCATTGaactattaactccactgcaagaatggactacttcttcaaatttaatttaaatgggtTGTAATGGCATTTTTCTTTCATGGATATTTTTGAATGCGTTGGTTTTCAATTCAGGGCATCATTTGTATGATGTACTGAAAAGATaaatatagcaaatattttttttttagtctatGACATAAGGTATCCAATGTGAGAAAACAAGCCATCGGCATATAAACCTTTTTTGACGTACTTATACCGAActgagaatttttgaaaattttctagaaaataaacaatattaaatataatccgaaagaaaaataattgcaggtataattcttaatttataattaggTATGCTTGACCTGAACTTATACCGCTACttaatattgtaagaaaattactacgaaaataaaataaaagaaataatattaagcGCCACCAAAGATAATAATCTCTTATAGTGTCGTTATAATTTAAAGATTATGAAAAAGTATAGGTAtaatttaaatacctaaaagTGGAGTCCCCAGACGGAGAGGCCGAATTTACAATATGTCGTTATTGCGATAAgagattaaaatttataattatttcttaaatctaTGGTACGACTATACATGGATTATAGTCCATGTAGGAGATGTTGTCAAAGTGGGTGCCGCGCGTGCTTACATTCGATCAAAAGCAACAACGTGTTAGTGATTAAATTTTTACGAGAGTATGAATTAGTCGATGAACTACTTTAAATATTGACAAACCATAGAATGACCTACATAGGAGATTCTGATGACATTGTCATTATAGTTAAGGACAGGTACGAGGAAACATTGTACGATCTGATACAAAGAAGCCTAAGCATTACGGAAGAATAGGATACATTAATTTCCGCACCCATGCGGGCCAATCACGGCGCTTTGTCTGTGATTGCCTCAGATAATTAAGGCGCGTATTTCAAATCTGATTATAAGaggaatttgagaaaaataaacttacgtaaagaaattgtttattttcagcaaatgACGGAAAATACTTTTGTTACATgatcttattaattttgcttttactaaaatagaatttatctcatttcaggcacttaatccgctcaattaaaatttagtataaaaaattgataattttattaaatagtctAAAAAGAACACATCTTGTTATGATTTTATCTAGTAAtccattatattatttaacattttcattttaaaataaaaaagttcagaaaggtattattttattatgattaccTATTAAATCTGAgattattaaatatgaataaaacaaccagattatatttaaataaagtaggtTTATTCATAACACTGATGcagaatattcaaaatttattatatcaactTCATCTATTAAGCCATCTATTAAGCAATATATAACATAGTTGCACAAAGGGTTCTACTTAGAAAAGTTGCAAACAAATACcaataaatatgaaacaaacactaatatattatttaattataacaaaggcaaaattaaaattaaaaaaatatattttatgagtATCCTTCACCATAAGCCAACAAATGTAGCcaatttatttaggttttttgttGGGATAATACTGctgcttttctatttttatctttttaaatatcACCATTTCTTTTTGCTTTACTGTCTgcataaaatttctaaaatcatCCATAAACTTTTCTGAATCATGTTCACCCTATGGGTGTCCTATATGTGGGTTTCAAAAAATCTTACTCTAATCACTCCTGAAAGAATGTCatataaatcttttattttaataattattaagcaaataaataCCTACCATCtactaaaattttaactattattcTTGATAGACAAATTCCTTGAATGCGAATGCTTCCTTTAGACTTTAAATTCCGTTGCAAACATGTACTGACATATCCTAAAACATgattgattattaaaaaattaccaacctaaaatttaaaatattattttaataaaattttattttaaagttcctaaaatttaaaacagattCTTTAATATGTATATCATGAATGGTACTATGAAAGTGTCTTATTAAAGAATCATAGGATGTAAACTTCTCTTTGTTCAGACAAAGGGAGCCAACAATGTGTTTGCTCTCTTTTTCActctgttttttattatgtatatcCCTCATATGCCGATACAATGTTGAAATAGAAGAAAATTAGTTGCCACAATcttcacatattaatttattatccctaaaaaaatatatactgttcaataaaatttcacaaaGGTACTTGTTTATATCCATGTTCACCAAATAAAGGTGTTTAAATTAATCTAAATATAAGGTGGTGTTTTGAATTTACAAGGCAACAAgataatataagtaataataattactctTGGTCGCacaaattgtaaataaacaacaaaacggTTCAAAAACTCAACgctgaaaattgaaaatgagATTAGCAAACCACATTAACAGTCTCGCCGATTATTTCGACGATGCCGACCGACAAAATCCGAAGGCGATCCGTGATTTTATTGGCCCGCATGGGTGCGGAAATTAATGTATCGTCGGAAGAATAGTGTATATACGTCAGtaggcacagaacacaaagaggAAATCCTTGGTCTGTTTTCTGTGTCAGTAGGGTTAAACATCAATTCGGCAAAACTACCATTGTACTATTCACTCGTAAAAGCAAAATGCAACCAACCAGGGATATCTACCTGGGCGGACAATTTGTACATACATCGAATGAACTAAAATATTTGGGAGTGACAATAGCAAACTCAATTGGAATAAACATCTAGAATTTACGAAAAATAAAGCCACTAAAGACATTATGATCTGTAGAAATCTATACtgtatttcaaataggtagagagtaataaaatgtaaatttccgAGAGTTTTGTGGTAATTCATGGGCGTAGGTAAACTTAGTACCtaactaataaataaagtgaGAAAAAAGGTAGGCGCTCGAACGCTGTAAGAAgatgcaatttttaaaagtaaaattaagttaatttggCAGGTAATGGACACCTCATTGTGCTTCCGCCAGGTAATCTGGCggacataaataaataaatacataggGCTggtaataaaaacacaaagtatAAATATTACTTCAAAAGTGTTAAACATGGTGTTTGTTGTTACACCGGGGTGTTAAACATACAAATATGCCAGGgagcaaaacaattttttttttattattgatgaaACCTGGCTTGGCTTAACGAGggataaattgtttaaaaaatatgacaagATAAAAATATAGCCAGTAAGCACATTGCCCACGTAGGGTCTTCCATGGAAGGTCTATCAATGGCCATTAAAGTGCCTTCGGGAAAATGGAAAAGACTCATAATTACACATTTTGGAAGTGAAGACGGTTTCGTAAAAGAAGGTTTGAGCAGAGTT
Coding sequences within it:
- the LOC126742413 gene encoding zinc finger CW-type PWWP domain protein 1-like → MVPFKNKTVFKTFISPMLNSSQTSSQCRSKENIPPSQQFNEQEITTEETRSSPDLFKDPNSENITFSVHTRIRSNDGICNVETSFNKSQSSSSQSGSTSENLSKALADLAESNRRLSQMMLDNDSTTNRSQTVASQSERSTGSNVPLETVSKSLSELAESNMRLSQIIYGNTESINNLSQISRQSKHSLTEFLDMIEDVEPKQSDEKKSKNQNKRGKRSAEHKDKSKKRQKDSKILKKNNLDNSKEKIIEVDLEHLIQLHKERDVGVYVLCDKCDKTRYLPDVKDPLDLPEEWYCCMNPDPNYNTCASPEIRINPEVEAKLIRNEYNAGSLVWAKLDGYPWWPAMVDDSPEEEDYFWLGSDNLTPGWYNVTFFDSSPVTRAWIRPRNLKPFLKHLDGFYHKRLAQYKARLDFAKNQALEASKMTIFERLKRFNFLERQILEKKKLQEESKPKGSKVIKKSKK